A region of the Salvelinus alpinus chromosome 24, SLU_Salpinus.1, whole genome shotgun sequence genome:
TCGgtgctctagaaagatgcctgagtttctgacttggaattccaagttgtACGACAATTCAAAACGATTTTTGCCAGTCGGTGGTCATGTTTTTCTgagttctcagttgtcttgaacgcactgaagtctgagagttcccagttcccagttgttttgaatgcagcaataaacaaaacatttttCTACCACTGTAGTGCGTTAGCTCCCTACCTCATCACTACGAGCCTATTTGATTCGTCACATACTCTGAACACCCATGTTCTGGGTAAATGCACGAAGAGGGACTAATTGAACAGTCAATGGAAGGGGGAAAGTGAAATGCCATGCAGCCGGGCTCAGCGAGGGGaatgagagcgagaaagagagaccagggtCATGCATCAAAGTTACACAGTCAAATTCAATTCGATTACAAATGACATGAACCCACCCTGGACTAaacctttttttaaatatttgttagTGCTGAGCAATTAACCGAAATGTCGTTATTTTGggttttttaaacaactaattaaccgacatcggttcaattatttgaatacCATTTAGTAATTTTTCttcttctgtgagctcaatgtgcaTTTATTCATTGCAGTTTCTCAACGGATAAAGCCcaaactgtgtgatgtagtggggagttgtagtttccaacaggtcaATATTCTACTTAGTTTAGCGAagaaaacatggtaattaactagattgaccataatccattgtgcttgtccagagacagagagaagagagaactcgcaatcgagagggatagagaaaagTTGCTTCGCgatgtatctctacctgacaatacatgatctaagtgattgatagttggtattcagcagtcataaaagccttatttactttgaagaactactaaaatagtggttttgtcagacagcataggcagcagctctatagagatgagataatAACTTGGAATTAAAAAATAAAGTCAGTAATTTACACAAcatctgaaatattttattaaagtaaagtaatgtgaataaatgatagtTAATAAGTAATGGGCAGTCACCTCCACATGGGACTTGTATTAGgtctaattgttttattctgtgttgttacagcattcaacccagaTAATGCATAGCACGTCTAATGTCCGAAAAAACTATCGAAACTGAAGTCGAAAACtgtgattattttttaaataatcgaACTGACACCAAACCGACCTCATAAAGGGCTAATGGCTCATCACTAATATTTGTATTGTGCTGTATTTTACTTGTTTTATATTGAAttggatttttttattttgtctATGAAATTGTATATGCAGTGCTCCCTTGTGaaagagaccctggtctcaatggtgactccctgcttaaataaaggtcaaaCATGACCATGATGCTTCTTCATTGTGGTTAATGATTGAGCGTAACACTTGTTATCTTTACTCTCAGCTCACAGCCTCTGTGACGCACATGCAACAGCATTGATTTGGTTCATTGGTTCATGCTGGGAAGCTAAGACATCATGCAGGGATATTAACACAATGTTCATGGGAAAATGAGAGGCCTGATAATTGGAGACAGCATCTCAGAGGATGGAGAGCCAAAAAACACAGTCTGAGAAACCTGATCCAGGCCTTGCACAGTCCTTAGGAACATATTTATCATATTACGAGCATGAAGAAATTAAAAGAGATGGCAGTCGTCCTGACTGTGAGACAGAGGAAAACAAGGACCCATCGTCTCAGATTGTCTCATGTGCCCATGCAGATTCAGCTCCCGACCTGGAGTGGTTCCCGGAGGGACGCTTCGTCTGGCTTGTTGTCCTGGCAGCCACCTGGTGCAATGGATCAATCTTTGGGATTCAGAAGTCTTTTGGAATCATACATATGATGCTTGTTAAAGCTCACGAGGACTCAAATAATGAAGTTTCTCAGTTTGCAATAGGTGAGAGGAAAGTTTTGCTTGGGTACCTACAGTATTGTTCAGACAACTCTGAATAGTTGATCAATTTGAACtttgatttgttttatttgtGCGTCTCCAAACATTGATAAAGCATGACGTCAGTGGGGCCGCTCCGCTATGCACAGATTATTGGccatacacaaacacatgcacgcacacaatcCAGTTGATGATTCTCCTGCAAAATACCTAATGACTGTGTTATTGCTGTATTACTCTATAATTAAAATAGTAGATGATCTTCACCCCTTCTCTCCTCAGCCTGGGTTGGTGCTCTGGCCATGGGAATGGTCTTTCTCTGCTCCCCCCTGGTCAGTATTGTCACTGATCACTTTGGCTGCAGGGTGACGGCCATTTGTGGGGCCCTTGTGGCTTTCTTGGGACTTCTGACAAGTTCATTCACCATGTAACTTAGGATGCTTCTTTCTAGCACCTTTTCTCCAATAAATTACTGTACAAATGAAAACTGGTTAATCTGAAAATCCTAGTGATGTATTTTCAAGAATTGAATCAAGTATTTTCATTATATTGCTGCTGTCACTGTGTATTTCTCTCCAAGGTCGTTAGGTTTGTGGTACTTCACCTATGGGGTTCTGTTTGGCTGTGGCTCCTCCTTTGTCTTCTTGCCTTCTCTGGTGACCCTGGGACACTACTTCCCTCAGCGCCTCGGCCTGGTCAACGGGGTGGTGATGGCAGGCAGCAGTGTTTTCTCCATAAGCCTGCCCGCCCTGCTGGAGGAGGTGGGGACACCGCTGGGCCTCAGCACCACCTTTCAGATCCTCAGTGCCCTCATGCTAATCCAGGCAGCCCTGGCATTCTCCTTCAGCTCACGCCTTTACCACAGGAATTTGTCCACTAACACGGCCCAGCATTCATTTGCCAACCTGAGCAGTGGCTGGCAGCAGGGCCTGGCACAGACCAGGAGGTACTGCAACCTTGGAGTGTTTCACCTCCCTAATTACAGGGTGTGGGCTTTTGGGGTGGCTACGGCTATGCTGGGCAACTTTGTGCCCTACATTTACCTGGTGAGTTAGCTGTGTATTTATTAATATTTTATCATTTAGGACAGGATTTAATCTGAGGCGTTTTGTAGAACActtgacatttaaaggtaatttccgattgatcTGACATATGCACGTTTAACTTGGATGCAATCTCCAAGAACTTGGAAACATTCCCTTTTTGAACTCTGGCCTTACCTTTTGTTAATATTGATTGTTCGACAATACCTGGCCAATGATTCAGTGTATCCTATTGATGCCTCTTGTCAGATGAGTTTTGTGGAGGAGCAGTTTGTGGAGACGCCAGTGAAGGAGTGGGTCCTCCTGGTGTGTATCGGGGTGACCTCCTGCGTAGGACACCTGCTGTTTGGCAGGGTGGGAGACCTGCTCCATGGGGCACGCAAGATCTACCTGC
Encoded here:
- the LOC139552575 gene encoding monocarboxylate transporter 8-like isoform X1, which gives rise to MESQKTQSEKPDPGLAQSLGTYLSYYEHEEIKRDGSRPDCETEENKDPSSQIVSCAHADSAPDLEWFPEGRFVWLVVLAATWCNGSIFGIQKSFGIIHMMLVKAHEDSNNEVSQFAIAWVGALAMGMVFLCSPLVSIVTDHFGCRVTAICGALVAFLGLLTSSFTMSLGLWYFTYGVLFGCGSSFVFLPSLVTLGHYFPQRLGLVNGVVMAGSSVFSISLPALLEEVGTPLGLSTTFQILSALMLIQAALAFSFSSRLYHRNLSTNTAQHSFANLSSGWQQGLAQTRRYCNLGVFHLPNYRVWAFGVATAMLGNFVPYIYLMSFVEEQFVETPVKEWVLLVCIGVTSCVGHLLFGRVGDLLHGARKIYLQAGSFMVLGLVSMLVPLCVRFEGLVAVCLLLGLCDGCVITLMAPVTFELVGPQRASQAIGYLMGLMALPMTAGPPLAGLLHDHFGDYHMAFYLAGVPPMIGGVLLFFVPNVHQRLLEGQQETLPRPSPDLQLSPPGSDHQYPPIPGHQLPPTSPDLQLSPPGSDHQYPPIPGHQLPPTSPDLQLSPPGSDHQSPTIPGHQLPPTSPDLQLSPPGSDHQYPPIPGHQLPPTSPDLQLSPPGSDHQSPPIPGHHHRCHDSRMLPTVTK
- the LOC139552575 gene encoding monocarboxylate transporter 8-like isoform X2; this encodes MESQKTQSEKPDPGLAQSLGTYLSYYEHEEIKRDGSRPDCETEENKDPSSQIVSCAHADSAPDLEWFPEGRFVWLVVLAATWCNGSIFGIQKSFGIIHMMLVKAHEDSNNEVSQFAIDDLHPFSPQPGLVLWPWEWSFSAPPWSLGLWYFTYGVLFGCGSSFVFLPSLVTLGHYFPQRLGLVNGVVMAGSSVFSISLPALLEEVGTPLGLSTTFQILSALMLIQAALAFSFSSRLYHRNLSTNTAQHSFANLSSGWQQGLAQTRRYCNLGVFHLPNYRVWAFGVATAMLGNFVPYIYLMSFVEEQFVETPVKEWVLLVCIGVTSCVGHLLFGRVGDLLHGARKIYLQAGSFMVLGLVSMLVPLCVRFEGLVAVCLLLGLCDGCVITLMAPVTFELVGPQRASQAIGYLMGLMALPMTAGPPLAGLLHDHFGDYHMAFYLAGVPPMIGGVLLFFVPNVHQRLLEGQQETLPRPSPDLQLSPPGSDHQYPPIPGHQLPPTSPDLQLSPPGSDHQYPPIPGHQLPPTSPDLQLSPPGSDHQSPTIPGHQLPPTSPDLQLSPPGSDHQYPPIPGHQLPPTSPDLQLSPPGSDHQSPPIPGHHHRCHDSRMLPTVTK
- the LOC139552575 gene encoding monocarboxylate transporter 8-like isoform X3: MESQKTQSEKPDPGLAQSLGTYLSYYEHEEIKRDGSRPDCETEENKDPSSQIVSCAHADSAPDLEWFPEGRFVWLVVLAATWCNGSIFGIQKSFGIIHMMLVKAHEDSNNEVSQFAIAWVGALAMGMVFLCSPLRLGLVNGVVMAGSSVFSISLPALLEEVGTPLGLSTTFQILSALMLIQAALAFSFSSRLYHRNLSTNTAQHSFANLSSGWQQGLAQTRRYCNLGVFHLPNYRVWAFGVATAMLGNFVPYIYLMSFVEEQFVETPVKEWVLLVCIGVTSCVGHLLFGRVGDLLHGARKIYLQAGSFMVLGLVSMLVPLCVRFEGLVAVCLLLGLCDGCVITLMAPVTFELVGPQRASQAIGYLMGLMALPMTAGPPLAGLLHDHFGDYHMAFYLAGVPPMIGGVLLFFVPNVHQRLLEGQQETLPRPSPDLQLSPPGSDHQYPPIPGHQLPPTSPDLQLSPPGSDHQYPPIPGHQLPPTSPDLQLSPPGSDHQSPTIPGHQLPPTSPDLQLSPPGSDHQYPPIPGHQLPPTSPDLQLSPPGSDHQSPPIPGHHHRCHDSRMLPTVTK